Proteins co-encoded in one Maylandia zebra isolate NMK-2024a linkage group LG16, Mzebra_GT3a, whole genome shotgun sequence genomic window:
- the LOC112430068 gene encoding ATP-dependent (S)-NAD(P)H-hydrate dehydratase isoform X3, translating to MIRLTCVHLSALKRSSSLVFERFYGLGSTSHRGMEDDILPLVKNIVPPLTSKKHKGQDGRIGIIGGCQDYTGAPYFAAISALKVGADLSHVFCTKDAAVVIKSYSPELIVHPVLDSPNAVEEIEKWLPRLHGLVVGPGLGREDLLLKTAKEVIEKSKARDIPIVIDADGLWLVTQQPSVIQGYQKGILTPNFMEFTRLYEALHHEPMDSSDYQRSVMQLSVAMGNLTLVLKGEQDFITDGSKVYSCNLEGSGRRCGGQGDLLSGSMGVLAHWAHAASTAGMIRSMNPSVVAAFGACSLTRQCNSQAFQRHGRSTTTSDMIQEISSAFKKLFES from the exons ATGATCAGGCTAACTTGCGTTCACTTGTCGGCGTTGAAGCGCAGCTCCAGTTTAG TTTTTGAGCGCTTCTACGGTTTGGGCTCCACGTCGCACAGAGGTATGGAGGATGACATCCTGCCACTGGTAAAGAACATAGTCCCTCCGCTGACATCCAAAAAACACAAGGGACAAGATGGACGTATTGGGATCATTGGAGGATGTCAAGA CTACACTGGAGCTCCTTACTTTGCTGCCATCTCTGCTTTAAAAGTG GGGGCTGACTTGTCTCACGTGTTCTGCACCAAAGATGCTGCAGTTGTAATCAAATCATACAGCCCTGAGCTCATAGTCCATCCAGTTCT gGACAGTCCTAACGCAGTggaagaaatagaaaaatgGCTTCCAAGACTACACGGACTTGTGGTGGGACCAGGCTTAGGAAGAGAAGACTTATTATTGAAAACAGCAAAG GAGGTCATTGAGAAGTCGAAAGCAAGAGATATCCCCATAGTCATTGATGCA GATGGATTATGGCTGGTTACACAGCAACCATCTGTTATCCAAGGGTACCAGAAGGGCATCCTTACGCCTAACTTCATGGAATTCACTCGATTGTATGAGGCATTG CACCATGAGCCCATGGACAGCAGTGATTATCAGCGGAGCGTCATGCAGCTCAGTGTAGCTATGGGCAACCTCACCTTGGTGCTGAAGGGGGAGCAGGATTTCATCACAGATGGCAGCAAAG tGTACTCATGCAATTTAGAAGGCAGCGGGAGACGATGCGGTGGACAGGGGGATCTCCTTTCTGGATCTATGGGAGTGCTGGCACACTGGGCCCATGCTGCTTCCACAGCAGGAATGATCAGAAG TATGAATCCCTCAGTGGTTGCTGCATTTGGTGCTTGTTCGCTCACCAGGCAGTGCAACAGTCAAGCATTCCAGCGGCACGGCAGGTCCACCACCACGTCAGACATGATCCAGGAGATCAGCTCAGCCTTCAAAAAGCTGTTCGAAAGCTAA
- the LOC112430068 gene encoding ATP-dependent (S)-NAD(P)H-hydrate dehydratase isoform X2, protein MPQQIQALAFCSIPVALSLIAALACLNEKVFERFYGLGSTSHRGMEDDILPLVKNIVPPLTSKKHKGQDGRIGIIGGCQDYTGAPYFAAISALKVGADLSHVFCTKDAAVVIKSYSPELIVHPVLDSPNAVEEIEKWLPRLHGLVVGPGLGREDLLLKTAKEVIEKSKARDIPIVIDADGLWLVTQQPSVIQGYQKGILTPNFMEFTRLYEALHHEPMDSSDYQRSVMQLSVAMGNLTLVLKGEQDFITDGSKVYSCNLEGSGRRCGGQGDLLSGSMGVLAHWAHAASTAGMIRSMNPSVVAAFGACSLTRQCNSQAFQRHGRSTTTSDMIQEISSAFKKLFES, encoded by the exons ATGCCTCAACAGATTCAAGCGCTCGCTTTTTGCTCGATCCCAGTTGCACTGTCGCTTATCGCCGCCTTGGCCTGTTTAAACGAGAAAG TTTTTGAGCGCTTCTACGGTTTGGGCTCCACGTCGCACAGAGGTATGGAGGATGACATCCTGCCACTGGTAAAGAACATAGTCCCTCCGCTGACATCCAAAAAACACAAGGGACAAGATGGACGTATTGGGATCATTGGAGGATGTCAAGA CTACACTGGAGCTCCTTACTTTGCTGCCATCTCTGCTTTAAAAGTG GGGGCTGACTTGTCTCACGTGTTCTGCACCAAAGATGCTGCAGTTGTAATCAAATCATACAGCCCTGAGCTCATAGTCCATCCAGTTCT gGACAGTCCTAACGCAGTggaagaaatagaaaaatgGCTTCCAAGACTACACGGACTTGTGGTGGGACCAGGCTTAGGAAGAGAAGACTTATTATTGAAAACAGCAAAG GAGGTCATTGAGAAGTCGAAAGCAAGAGATATCCCCATAGTCATTGATGCA GATGGATTATGGCTGGTTACACAGCAACCATCTGTTATCCAAGGGTACCAGAAGGGCATCCTTACGCCTAACTTCATGGAATTCACTCGATTGTATGAGGCATTG CACCATGAGCCCATGGACAGCAGTGATTATCAGCGGAGCGTCATGCAGCTCAGTGTAGCTATGGGCAACCTCACCTTGGTGCTGAAGGGGGAGCAGGATTTCATCACAGATGGCAGCAAAG tGTACTCATGCAATTTAGAAGGCAGCGGGAGACGATGCGGTGGACAGGGGGATCTCCTTTCTGGATCTATGGGAGTGCTGGCACACTGGGCCCATGCTGCTTCCACAGCAGGAATGATCAGAAG TATGAATCCCTCAGTGGTTGCTGCATTTGGTGCTTGTTCGCTCACCAGGCAGTGCAACAGTCAAGCATTCCAGCGGCACGGCAGGTCCACCACCACGTCAGACATGATCCAGGAGATCAGCTCAGCCTTCAAAAAGCTGTTCGAAAGCTAA
- the LOC112430068 gene encoding ATP-dependent (S)-NAD(P)H-hydrate dehydratase isoform X1 → MQANTTRGFLWSDVETRTLLNIWGEQDIQAALDGNFRNSFVYRDVSRRLGAMGFERTPEQCRVRIKSLKRQYLLAKEGNLRNNGQYHKICKFYDTMERILSNRPSLDAQEFIDSGAGGEEAVDGPEEDGEDAQDAYSESTGECPYPAETEVKLEYPTVPIPIPVKVTVGNNGTCAKPPNTSQSASCLSARAPKRPRKRRANFPMEKLMEQFLEQSAQAEDNFYRMEEQRLQAEDRRREAEHARELQMLQMLGQMFASISSSGSASAPSKTANPGRAPVISSTSPSHTRGHSGHPKRPSPQTDSLTQQNPFLSADPQALVFERFYGLGSTSHRGMEDDILPLVKNIVPPLTSKKHKGQDGRIGIIGGCQDYTGAPYFAAISALKVGADLSHVFCTKDAAVVIKSYSPELIVHPVLDSPNAVEEIEKWLPRLHGLVVGPGLGREDLLLKTAKEVIEKSKARDIPIVIDADGLWLVTQQPSVIQGYQKGILTPNFMEFTRLYEALHHEPMDSSDYQRSVMQLSVAMGNLTLVLKGEQDFITDGSKVYSCNLEGSGRRCGGQGDLLSGSMGVLAHWAHAASTAGMIRSMNPSVVAAFGACSLTRQCNSQAFQRHGRSTTTSDMIQEISSAFKKLFES, encoded by the exons ATGCAAGCGAACACAACGCGGGGCTTCCTCTGGTCGGACGTGGAGACGAGGACGCTGCTGAACATCTGGGGAGAGCAGGACATCCAGGCGGCGCTGGATGGAAACTTCCGAAACAGCTTCGTGTACCGCGACGTCTCCCGGAGGCTGGGAGCCATGGGGTTTGAAAGGACGCCCGAGCAGTGTAGGGTGCGGATCAAGAGCCTCAAGAGGCAGTACTTGTTGGCGAAGGAGGGCAATCTGCGGAATAATGGGCAGTATCACAAGATCTGCAAGTTTTATGACACCATGGAGAGGATTTTGAGTAACCGGCCGAGTCTGGACGCCCAGGAGTTTATAGACAGCGGTGCGGGAGGAGAGGAGGCCGTCGATGGCCCGGAGGAGGATGGGGAAGATGCTCAGGATGCTTACTCTGAGAGCACAGGGGAGTGTCCTTATCCCGCTGAGACTGAAGTCAAGTTGGAATACCCAACTGTTCCCATCCCCATTCCGGTTAAAGTGACAGTGGGGAATAATG GGACTTGTGCGAAGCCGCCTAACACCAGCCAGTCGGCCAGCTGTTTGTCAGCCAGAGCACCCAAACGGCCCAGGAAGCGACGCGCCAATTTCCCCATGGAGAAGCTGATGGAGCAGTTCCTGGAGCAGAGCGCCCAAGCCGAGGACAACTTCTACCGGATGGAGGAGCAGCGCTTGCAAGCAGAAGACCGGCGCCGGGAAGCTGAGCATGCCCGGGAACTGCAGATGCTTCAGATGCTTGGTCAGATGTTCGCCAGCATCTCCTCCTCCGGCTCAGCATCCGCTCCGTCCAAGACGGCGAATCCTGGCCGCGCTCCGGTCATTTCCAGTACCTCCCCATCGCATACACGTGGCCACTCCGGTCATCCCAAACGCCCTTCGCCCCAGACAGACTCTCTCACACAGCAGAATCCATTTCTGAGCGCAGACCCTCAGGCGTTAG TTTTTGAGCGCTTCTACGGTTTGGGCTCCACGTCGCACAGAGGTATGGAGGATGACATCCTGCCACTGGTAAAGAACATAGTCCCTCCGCTGACATCCAAAAAACACAAGGGACAAGATGGACGTATTGGGATCATTGGAGGATGTCAAGA CTACACTGGAGCTCCTTACTTTGCTGCCATCTCTGCTTTAAAAGTG GGGGCTGACTTGTCTCACGTGTTCTGCACCAAAGATGCTGCAGTTGTAATCAAATCATACAGCCCTGAGCTCATAGTCCATCCAGTTCT gGACAGTCCTAACGCAGTggaagaaatagaaaaatgGCTTCCAAGACTACACGGACTTGTGGTGGGACCAGGCTTAGGAAGAGAAGACTTATTATTGAAAACAGCAAAG GAGGTCATTGAGAAGTCGAAAGCAAGAGATATCCCCATAGTCATTGATGCA GATGGATTATGGCTGGTTACACAGCAACCATCTGTTATCCAAGGGTACCAGAAGGGCATCCTTACGCCTAACTTCATGGAATTCACTCGATTGTATGAGGCATTG CACCATGAGCCCATGGACAGCAGTGATTATCAGCGGAGCGTCATGCAGCTCAGTGTAGCTATGGGCAACCTCACCTTGGTGCTGAAGGGGGAGCAGGATTTCATCACAGATGGCAGCAAAG tGTACTCATGCAATTTAGAAGGCAGCGGGAGACGATGCGGTGGACAGGGGGATCTCCTTTCTGGATCTATGGGAGTGCTGGCACACTGGGCCCATGCTGCTTCCACAGCAGGAATGATCAGAAG TATGAATCCCTCAGTGGTTGCTGCATTTGGTGCTTGTTCGCTCACCAGGCAGTGCAACAGTCAAGCATTCCAGCGGCACGGCAGGTCCACCACCACGTCAGACATGATCCAGGAGATCAGCTCAGCCTTCAAAAAGCTGTTCGAAAGCTAA
- the rab20 gene encoding ras-related protein Rab-20, with protein MPEVSKMKRPDVKVVLLGDMNVGKTSLLHRYMERKFKETVSTVGGAFFLKQWGPYNISIWDTAGREQFHGLGSMYCRGAAAVILTYDVTNWQSLAELEERFLSLTDTANHDCIYALVGNKADLTDSKAQLCHDSDGLVKDRTECNQECEVLSGCPTPPASPTSLPGVMLRKQVINEDAVALYGRILRYKGLEEKNSLPAEKMCFETSAKTGYNVDTLFETLFDLVLPSILRKRQENQKSPTVDLEECRMVGSKKGRSGCC; from the exons ATGCCCGAGGTGTCGAAGATGAAGAGGCCTGACGTCAAGGTTGTTCTCCTGGGAGACATGAACGTGGGGAAGACGTCGCTGCTCCACAGGTACATGGAGAGGAAGTTCAAAGAGACCGTCAGCACCGTCGGAGGGGCATTTTTCCTCAAACAATGGGGACCTTACAATATCTCAATATGGGACACAGCTG GCCGGGAACAGTTCCACGGTCTGGGATCCATGTACTGTCGAGGTGCAGCCGCAGTCATCCTCACTTACGACGTCACCAACTGGCAGAGCCTAGCTGAGCTGGAGGAGCGCTTCCTGTCCCTGACTGACACCGCTAACCATGACTGCATCTACGCCTTAGTGGGAAACAAGGCGGATCTCACAGACTCCAAAGCCCAGCTATGCCACGACTCAGATGGCCTAGTCAAGGACCGAACTGAGTGCAACCAGGAGTGCGAGGTGCTGTCTGGTTGTCCCACGCCGCCGGCCTCCCCTACATCCCTACCTGGCGTGATGCTTCGCAAGCAGGTGATCAATGAGGATGCAGTGGCTCTTTATGGGAGAATACTGCGCTATAAGGGCCTGGAGGAAAAGAACAGCTTGCCAGCAGAGAAGATGTGCTTCGAGACGAGTGCCAAGACCGGCTATAACGTGGACACCCTGTTTGAGACGCTGTTTGATCTGGTGCTGCCTTCCATTCTAAGGAAGAGGCAAGAGAATCAGAAATCTCCTACTGTGGATCTAGAGGAATGCAGGATGGTCGGCAGCAAGAAGGGAAGATCTGGCTGCTGTTAG